The following are from one region of the Oncorhynchus nerka isolate Pitt River linkage group LG8, Oner_Uvic_2.0, whole genome shotgun sequence genome:
- the LOC115133490 gene encoding uncharacterized protein LOC115133490 isoform X1 translates to MAKTFLPALLLYGLSLVSVLVSQCQTMVVRIGDTITLQCSNVTTAVGHTAWFKQVNGSEPVCISSMYGFNSTPYLHNSFQRSHFEMFSNNTTVFLTITNVEIADCGLYFCGLYPYSHMFFVNATVLKIQGHNGGEKILESPTKSTAEAKPKHCDGTISLVGEDDDGTTYLPSLVVILGVVTAVLLIVILILVLKIRRDTKTHNTGTMEDHEHFLKGIEAQLQLPNSQDPDQDPESLNYSALSFRQKRSRNKKRAEGQMMEMESNVVYAATR, encoded by the exons ATGGCCAAAACCTTCCTACcagctctactgctctatggattGA GTTTGGTCTCTGTGTTGGTTTCTCAGTGTCAGACTATGGTGGTCCGTATTGGGGATACCATCACCTTGCAGTGCTCCAATGTTACAACGGCTGTGGGACACACAGCATGGTTCAAGCAAGTCAACGGATCAGAGCCTGTGTGCATCTCGTCTATGTACGGCTTTAACTCAACACCTTATCTCCACAATAGTTTTCAAAGGAGCCATTTTGAAATGTTCAGCAACAACACCACTGTCTTTCTCACAATCACAAATGTGGAAATAGCTGACTGTGGTCTGTATTTCTGTGGATTGTATCCATATAGCCACATGTTCTTTGTCAACGCAACAGTTCTAAAAATTCAAG GGCACAACGGAGGTGAGAAAATACTAGAGTCACCGACAAAAA gcacagccGAAGCAAAACCAAAACACTGTGATGGAACTATCAGTTTAGTAGGAGAGGATGATGATGGAACGACGTACCTCCCTTCCCTGGTTGTGATCCTGGGTGTTGTGACTGCTGTTCTACTGATAGTCATCCTCATCCTGGTCCTCAAGATCAGACgagacacaaaaacacacaacacaggTACGATGGAGGACCATGAACATTTTCTAAAAG GTATCGAGGCTCAACTGCAGCTACCAAATAGCCAG GATCCGGATCAGGACCCAGAGTCTCTGAACTACTCAGCACTGAGTTTCCGTCAGAAGAGGTCCAGAAATAAGAAGAGAGCTGAAGGTCAAATGATGGAGATGGAGTCGAATGTTGTTTATGCTGCCACAAGATAA
- the LOC115133490 gene encoding uncharacterized protein LOC115133490 isoform X2, producing the protein MAKTFLPALLLYGLSLVSVLVSQCQTMVVRIGDTITLQCSNVTTAVGHTAWFKQVNGSEPVCISSMYGFNSTPYLHNSFQRSHFEMFSNNTTVFLTITNVEIADCGLYFCGLYPYSHMFFVNATVLKIQGHNGGEKILESPTKSTAEAKPKHCDGTISLVGEDDDGTTYLPSLVVILGVVTAVLLIVILILVLKIRRDTKTHNTGIEAQLQLPNSQDPDQDPESLNYSALSFRQKRSRNKKRAEGQMMEMESNVVYAATR; encoded by the exons ATGGCCAAAACCTTCCTACcagctctactgctctatggattGA GTTTGGTCTCTGTGTTGGTTTCTCAGTGTCAGACTATGGTGGTCCGTATTGGGGATACCATCACCTTGCAGTGCTCCAATGTTACAACGGCTGTGGGACACACAGCATGGTTCAAGCAAGTCAACGGATCAGAGCCTGTGTGCATCTCGTCTATGTACGGCTTTAACTCAACACCTTATCTCCACAATAGTTTTCAAAGGAGCCATTTTGAAATGTTCAGCAACAACACCACTGTCTTTCTCACAATCACAAATGTGGAAATAGCTGACTGTGGTCTGTATTTCTGTGGATTGTATCCATATAGCCACATGTTCTTTGTCAACGCAACAGTTCTAAAAATTCAAG GGCACAACGGAGGTGAGAAAATACTAGAGTCACCGACAAAAA gcacagccGAAGCAAAACCAAAACACTGTGATGGAACTATCAGTTTAGTAGGAGAGGATGATGATGGAACGACGTACCTCCCTTCCCTGGTTGTGATCCTGGGTGTTGTGACTGCTGTTCTACTGATAGTCATCCTCATCCTGGTCCTCAAGATCAGACgagacacaaaaacacacaacacag GTATCGAGGCTCAACTGCAGCTACCAAATAGCCAG GATCCGGATCAGGACCCAGAGTCTCTGAACTACTCAGCACTGAGTTTCCGTCAGAAGAGGTCCAGAAATAAGAAGAGAGCTGAAGGTCAAATGATGGAGATGGAGTCGAATGTTGTTTATGCTGCCACAAGATAA